In the Desulfobulbaceae bacterium genome, one interval contains:
- a CDS encoding ATP-binding domain-containing protein, with product MKQGEWYEGRPVMITGNHYALGLFNGDIGLVLSDDQGLLRVWFETSRQQVRSFSTARIPAHETAYALTVHKSQGSEFDHVILVLPEQSSRLVTRELLYTAITRAKKSFELWGSVDVFNDGVRKITQRNTGLSEKLSGAH from the coding sequence GTGAAGCAGGGGGAATGGTATGAGGGCAGACCGGTTATGATAACCGGAAATCATTATGCGCTGGGTCTGTTTAATGGCGATATTGGTTTAGTTCTAAGCGATGACCAAGGACTCTTGCGGGTCTGGTTTGAAACAAGTCGGCAGCAGGTTCGATCTTTTTCAACAGCCCGCATACCTGCCCATGAAACAGCCTATGCCCTGACGGTCCATAAGTCGCAGGGGTCGGAGTTTGATCATGTTATTCTTGTTCTACCCGAACAATCATCTCGACTTGTTACCAGAGAACTTCTGTATACAGCTATAACCAGGGCCAAGAAGAGTTTTGAGCTTTGGGGCAGCGTGGATGTTTTTAATGATGGGGTCAGAAAAATTACACAGCGCAACACCGGTCTATCGGAAAAACTGTCGGGTGCGCATTGA
- a CDS encoding SPASM domain-containing protein, protein MKKFKKIFIEITNNCNLSCSFCHRSKRAKAYMPPEEFSVIIRQAKAFTSYIALHVLGEPLLHPDLGRLLADCHGQNLAVNLTTNGTLLHKRQQILFESPAVRQLNISLHSGAEIDAGAGLSQYLAGIFDFIDMARTARPIYISLRLWNVTEERTSISPHDEFILREIENFFHLPVRVAEGVTPGHGITLAPNIFLSRNARFSWPHSLVPELSSSGFCRGLRDHVAILVDGTVVPCCLDAEADIKLGNIHELSLADILRSSRASAMYEGFSQRRLLESLCRRCSYRESF, encoded by the coding sequence GTGAAAAAATTTAAAAAAATATTTATTGAGATTACCAACAACTGTAACCTCTCATGCAGCTTCTGCCACCGCAGCAAAAGAGCCAAGGCCTATATGCCGCCGGAAGAGTTTTCCGTGATCATCCGGCAGGCGAAGGCGTTCACCAGCTATATTGCCCTGCATGTACTGGGTGAGCCTTTACTGCACCCTGATCTTGGCCGATTGCTGGCTGATTGCCATGGGCAGAATCTGGCAGTCAATCTGACCACCAACGGGACCTTGCTGCATAAACGGCAGCAGATTCTTTTTGAAAGTCCGGCAGTACGCCAGCTCAATATCTCTCTGCATAGTGGTGCTGAGATAGATGCAGGCGCAGGGCTTTCTCAATATCTGGCTGGAATTTTCGATTTTATCGACATGGCCAGGACTGCCAGACCGATCTATATCAGTTTGCGACTCTGGAATGTGACAGAGGAAAGAACTTCGATTTCTCCCCACGATGAGTTTATTCTGCGAGAAATTGAAAATTTTTTTCACTTGCCGGTACGAGTTGCTGAAGGTGTAACTCCCGGCCATGGCATCACTTTGGCCCCAAACATATTCTTAAGTCGGAATGCTCGCTTTTCCTGGCCGCATAGCCTGGTCCCAGAGTTGAGCAGTTCAGGGTTTTGCCGGGGATTGCGCGACCATGTGGCGATTTTGGTCGACGGAACAGTCGTGCCCTGCTGTCTGGATGCCGAGGCGGATATTAAGCTTGGTAATATCCACGAACTTTCTTTAGCTGACATACTTAGGTCGTCACGGGCCTCTGCGATGTATGAAGGATTTTCTCAAAGGCGGTTGCTGGAATCCCTTTGCCGCAGGTGCAGTTACCGTGAG